Proteins encoded together in one Deinococcus hopiensis KR-140 window:
- a CDS encoding ABC transporter ATP-binding protein, with product MVAPSQRTAPCVLHAEQLSRVYPSGEGTITALAPFTHVFAPGLTAVVGPSGSGKSTLLNLLAGFDTPTTGRVVVGETDLHALPEVRRADFRLAHYGFVFQNHNLVPILTALENVEFPLTLAGVPKRERRERARALLEGVGLSGRASHLPAQLSGGEAQRVAIARALARNPDVLLADEPTGNLDTRTGERVLELLIGPAREGRTVVLITHDREVATRADHTLQVRDGAVTVGG from the coding sequence ATGGTGGCTCCCTCCCAGCGCACCGCTCCTTGCGTCCTTCACGCTGAGCAGCTCTCGCGCGTTTACCCGAGCGGTGAGGGCACCATCACGGCCCTCGCGCCCTTCACGCACGTCTTCGCGCCGGGCCTCACGGCGGTGGTGGGGCCGTCCGGCAGTGGAAAAAGTACCCTGCTCAACCTGCTGGCGGGCTTCGACACACCGACGACGGGGCGGGTCGTCGTGGGCGAGACGGACCTGCACGCCCTCCCAGAAGTGCGGCGGGCCGACTTCCGGTTGGCCCACTACGGCTTCGTGTTTCAGAACCACAACCTCGTGCCCATCCTGACCGCACTGGAAAACGTGGAGTTTCCCCTCACGCTGGCAGGCGTGCCGAAGCGGGAGCGTCGCGAACGGGCGCGGGCGCTGCTGGAGGGCGTGGGGCTCTCGGGCCGGGCCTCACACCTGCCCGCCCAGCTGTCTGGCGGCGAGGCGCAGCGCGTCGCCATCGCCCGCGCGCTGGCGCGCAATCCGGACGTGCTGCTGGCCGACGAGCCGACGGGCAATCTCGACACCCGCACCGGCGAGCGCGTGCTGGAGTTGCTGATCGGTCCGGCACGTGAGGGCCGCACCGTGGTGCTCATTACGCATGACCGGGAGGTGGCGACCCGGGCCGATCACACGCTGCAGGTGCGCGACGGTGCGGTGACGGTGGGCGGGTAG
- a CDS encoding ABC transporter permease, with protein MKWTETWALAWRGLTRRPVRTFLTALGITVAVASMVVFLSLGEGIRKVFTSELGGIGPDIQVSLTPLSQGLALQPNLPQSTVRDLQKQSAELGLESLTPVVMAVRGGLDPAQSVILYGLPAAGGIGAVFPNTALARGRLLVAGDEGQGAAVLGAKAAQNLGLELGKRLNLNRRSSVRVVGVLAPQSGLVDNFIFLPLETLQRAEGAEGRVSLVAVKLTDPREARTVARQISERLNLEAATQSDFLSFIDRALKISDAVRFGISLIALIVGGLAVANTVMMGVFERTREFGTLRAIGARPGFVRTLVLTESLLLSLVGGVGGLLLGLLGIWAVNLYTQQLAGIDAAALTPRLTLLALGISLLLGLLSGLLPARSASRLSIVDALGRV; from the coding sequence GTGAAATGGACCGAGACGTGGGCGCTGGCGTGGCGGGGACTGACCCGCCGCCCGGTTCGGACGTTCCTCACGGCGCTGGGCATCACGGTCGCCGTGGCGAGCATGGTGGTCTTTCTGTCGCTGGGTGAGGGCATCCGCAAGGTCTTTACCTCCGAACTCGGCGGTATCGGACCGGATATTCAGGTGAGCCTGACGCCGCTCTCGCAGGGACTGGCGCTGCAGCCCAACCTGCCGCAGAGCACGGTAAGGGACCTGCAAAAGCAGAGCGCGGAACTGGGGCTCGAGTCGCTGACACCCGTGGTCATGGCGGTGCGGGGCGGCCTGGACCCTGCCCAGAGCGTGATCCTGTATGGCCTCCCCGCAGCGGGCGGCATCGGGGCCGTATTTCCCAACACCGCGCTGGCGCGGGGCCGACTCCTGGTTGCCGGGGACGAGGGGCAGGGTGCGGCGGTGTTGGGAGCCAAGGCCGCGCAGAACCTGGGACTGGAACTGGGCAAGCGGCTCAACCTCAATCGGCGCAGCAGCGTGCGGGTGGTGGGAGTCCTCGCGCCGCAATCGGGGCTGGTGGACAACTTCATCTTTCTGCCCCTGGAAACCCTGCAGCGCGCCGAGGGAGCCGAGGGGCGCGTCTCGCTCGTGGCCGTCAAACTGACCGATCCGCGTGAGGCGCGCACTGTTGCCCGGCAGATCAGCGAGCGGCTGAATCTGGAAGCGGCCACGCAGTCGGACTTCCTGAGTTTTATTGACCGGGCGCTCAAGATCAGTGACGCTGTGCGCTTCGGCATCTCGCTGATCGCCCTGATCGTCGGCGGTCTGGCCGTGGCGAATACGGTAATGATGGGCGTGTTCGAGCGCACCCGCGAGTTCGGCACCCTGCGGGCCATCGGCGCGCGGCCTGGCTTTGTGCGGACGCTGGTGCTCACCGAGTCGCTGCTGCTGTCGCTGGTGGGCGGCGTGGGGGGCCTGCTGCTGGGCCTGCTGGGCATCTGGGCTGTGAACCTCTATACCCAGCAACTCGCTGGAATCGACGCGGCGGCCCTCACGCCCCGGCTGACGTTGCTGGCGCTGGGCATCAGCCTGCTGCTGGGCTTGCTCTCGGGGCTGCTGCCCGCGCGCAGCGCCAGCCGCCTGAGTATCGTGGACGCGCTGGGGCGGGTGTGA
- a CDS encoding DUF4127 family protein: MLRRLTLCALLLASCAGAQTLVPLDSRPATRQLPALIAGLGGARVHVPDAALLGNAERGADPAALAAWLGAQPTDKPLIVALDAFAYGGLLQSRTSALSPQEALARVEPVREWQTRTGQPVYAFITLPREPGARDRARNLAVVREMIAWARAGAFRELHVTWDDALPGSPSPAEGAELAKTAPENVRVYPGADEVLALLVARALAPAQKTVRVEYSNSAAAEAAVKYEGISLTQSAANHAAAGGFRLVESGVADLTLFVYNGGDARQAAVRVSSLLRKGPVAVADVAQVNLGNARLWRDLFTLRQHANLRALAAWGTPGNNLGTALAHARLTLEGANPVRQDALLAHEYANDVVYSTEVRAALRKAIPEKELNTPAGQAKLLELARQYFPLRVGLNYRLQDASLPWGRSFEWDFRLEGR; the protein is encoded by the coding sequence ATGCTGCGCCGCCTTACCCTTTGTGCCCTGCTGCTCGCCTCCTGCGCTGGGGCACAGACCCTCGTGCCGCTGGACTCGCGGCCTGCCACGCGCCAACTGCCTGCGCTGATCGCGGGGCTTGGTGGAGCCAGGGTACATGTGCCGGACGCCGCCCTGCTCGGCAACGCTGAACGCGGCGCGGACCCGGCGGCGCTGGCCGCGTGGCTGGGGGCCCAGCCCACGGACAAGCCGCTGATCGTCGCCCTGGACGCCTTCGCCTACGGTGGTCTGTTGCAGTCGCGCACGAGCGCGCTGAGTCCCCAGGAAGCCCTCGCCCGCGTCGAGCCGGTGCGCGAGTGGCAAACCCGGACCGGGCAACCCGTCTACGCCTTCATTACCCTGCCGCGTGAACCCGGCGCGCGGGACCGGGCGCGCAACCTGGCCGTGGTTCGGGAGATGATCGCGTGGGCGCGGGCGGGCGCGTTCCGCGAGCTGCACGTGACCTGGGACGATGCCCTGCCCGGCAGCCCTTCTCCCGCCGAGGGCGCGGAACTGGCGAAAACAGCGCCTGAAAACGTGCGCGTCTATCCCGGGGCCGACGAGGTGCTCGCCCTGCTGGTGGCCCGCGCCCTCGCGCCAGCCCAGAAGACGGTGCGCGTGGAGTACAGCAATTCGGCGGCGGCAGAGGCAGCGGTCAAGTACGAGGGCATTTCCCTGACCCAGAGCGCGGCCAACCACGCGGCGGCGGGCGGCTTCCGACTGGTGGAGTCGGGGGTGGCGGACCTGACCCTGTTCGTCTACAACGGAGGAGACGCCCGGCAGGCGGCCGTTCGCGTGAGCAGCCTGCTGCGAAAGGGTCCGGTGGCCGTGGCCGACGTGGCGCAGGTCAACCTGGGCAACGCCCGGCTGTGGCGTGACCTGTTCACCTTGCGCCAGCACGCCAACCTGCGCGCGTTGGCGGCATGGGGTACGCCGGGCAACAACCTGGGCACTGCCCTGGCCCACGCCCGCCTTACCCTGGAGGGAGCCAATCCGGTGCGGCAGGACGCTCTGCTCGCCCACGAGTACGCCAACGACGTGGTGTACAGCACCGAGGTCCGCGCCGCCCTGCGTAAGGCCATTCCCGAGAAGGAGCTGAACACCCCGGCCGGGCAAGCCAAGCTGCTGGAACTTGCCCGCCAGTATTTCCCGTTGCGGGTGGGGTTAAATTACCGCCTGCAAGACGCCTCACTGCCCTGGGGCCGCTCCTTCGAGTGGGACTTCCGGCTTGAGGGGCGCTAA
- a CDS encoding cellulose binding domain-containing protein, producing MCTRLGSLLVLGLRLSACSTTPEATAQKTPGQSGLQAQASTTPTATFSTSSAWDSGFGGVVTLRNPTAAIKGWTLKFRFNGNAALTGTPWGAGGAVSKDSTGLYAITPNTWGGDTIPAGGAVTVSYDGTGTFSGVNTCTLNGNPCDGTTPPQTPPLPRSASRPARRA from the coding sequence ATGTGTACCCGTCTCGGATCGCTGCTCGTGCTCGGCCTGCGCCTCTCTGCGTGCAGCACCACCCCAGAAGCCACCGCACAGAAAACCCCCGGGCAGAGCGGTCTGCAGGCGCAGGCGAGCACGACACCGACAGCGACGTTCAGCACGAGCAGCGCGTGGGACAGCGGCTTTGGCGGCGTGGTCACCCTGCGTAACCCCACCGCCGCCATCAAAGGCTGGACCCTCAAATTCAGGTTCAACGGCAACGCCGCCCTCACCGGTACCCCCTGGGGTGCCGGCGGCGCCGTCTCCAAAGACAGTACCGGCCTCTACGCCATCACCCCCAACACCTGGGGCGGCGACACCATCCCCGCTGGAGGCGCGGTCACCGTCTCCTACGACGGCACCGGCACCTTCAGCGGCGTAAACACCTGCACCCTCAACGGCAATCCCTGCGACGGCACCACCCCCCCGCAGACACCACCGCTCCCACGGTCAGCGTCACGGCCAGCCCGACGGGCGTGA
- a CDS encoding Ig-like domain-containing protein: protein MTAAGTVNLSAASDNVGVTKVEFYRGSILLSTDTTSPYTAADSVTSAQNGTQTYVAKAFDAAGNTRSASASVTVNIAGATPAPTGLKYSAAPYVMPGESLLDLKQVMAVTGQKTFMLAFILAPNGGGCTPTWDGTHAADQHRYAGAAGHQHHSGQWGRRVAVHRRLRRHQTGAGVRRRGLHRRRVPAGDRQVRRSRPWTLIWKNPSTRT from the coding sequence GTGACGGCGGCCGGAACGGTGAACCTGAGCGCGGCGAGCGACAACGTGGGGGTGACGAAAGTGGAGTTCTACCGGGGCTCAATCCTGCTGAGCACCGACACCACCTCGCCCTACACGGCGGCGGACAGCGTGACTTCGGCGCAGAACGGGACGCAGACGTACGTGGCCAAAGCCTTCGACGCCGCCGGAAATACCAGGTCCGCCTCCGCCAGCGTCACCGTCAATATCGCTGGCGCCACGCCGGCTCCCACAGGCCTCAAATATTCGGCGGCCCCCTACGTCATGCCGGGTGAGAGCCTGCTGGACCTGAAGCAGGTGATGGCGGTGACGGGGCAGAAGACCTTCATGCTGGCCTTTATCCTCGCGCCCAACGGGGGCGGCTGCACGCCGACGTGGGACGGCACGCACGCGGCCGATCAGCACCGATACGCTGGCGCAGCCGGTCATCAACACCATTCGGGGCAATGGGGGCGACGTGTCGCTGTCCATCGGCGGCTACGGCGGCACCAAACTGGGGCAGGCGTGCGCAGACGCGGCCTCCACCGCCGCCGCGTACCAGCAGGTGATCGACAAGTACGGAGGTCAAGGCCCTGGACTTTGATCTGGAAGAACCCGAGTACGAGAACCTGA
- a CDS encoding AIM24 family protein, translated as MEHTQVVQEERGGGLHLRVHALTHVTRFSRSAEGQLNEHRDLDGRFMVEARLEGGGVLLEPGAFLYSVGRIEAEVRQQQAGGFLRRAVATAGSGESAFATHFGGRGTVWTEPSNRHFLISSTDRPDDTVLLDDGAFYLAQDTMQLGSHRHTNISGALSGNGLQQPKLTGQGLFVVESPVPVSEVEVIEVNAGQGLVVDGDMMLMYTGNLQVSLRPLVRGLRNMLRSGEGLVYTFSGEGTVFLTPTARRVSAASVAG; from the coding sequence ATGGAACACACCCAGGTGGTTCAGGAAGAGCGCGGAGGCGGGCTGCACCTGCGTGTCCACGCCCTCACGCACGTCACCCGTTTCTCGCGCAGCGCCGAGGGGCAACTGAACGAGCACCGTGACCTCGACGGGCGCTTTATGGTGGAGGCGCGGCTGGAAGGGGGCGGTGTCCTGCTGGAGCCGGGGGCATTTCTGTACAGCGTCGGGAGAATCGAGGCCGAGGTGCGCCAGCAGCAGGCAGGCGGCTTTCTGCGCCGGGCGGTGGCGACAGCGGGCTCAGGGGAGTCGGCCTTCGCCACCCATTTCGGCGGGCGCGGCACGGTCTGGACCGAGCCCAGCAACCGGCACTTCCTGATCTCCAGCACGGACCGTCCGGACGACACGGTGCTGCTGGACGACGGCGCCTTTTACCTCGCGCAGGACACGATGCAACTCGGCAGCCACAGGCACACCAACATCTCCGGCGCACTCTCGGGGAATGGGCTGCAGCAGCCCAAGCTGACGGGTCAGGGTCTGTTTGTGGTGGAGTCGCCCGTGCCCGTCAGCGAGGTGGAGGTGATCGAGGTGAACGCCGGGCAGGGCCTGGTGGTGGACGGCGACATGATGCTGATGTACACGGGAAACTTGCAGGTCAGCCTGCGCCCACTGGTCCGGGGCCTGCGCAACATGCTCCGCAGCGGCGAGGGGCTGGTCTACACCTTCAGCGGCGAGGGCACGGTGTTCCTGACGCCTACTGCGCGGCGGGTGTCGGCGGCCTCGGTGGCGGGCTGA
- a CDS encoding DUF2726 domain-containing protein translates to MPLGCLAALFGIREKPAAARETRVPTSLPLNLKRYFFSRDEKAFFGTLEGVLRDTPYRVFPNVRLDDLFEVQKAAPKGTRNRIQNKHVDFLLVDARDAYRPVLAIELDGRSHERVRQQHRDAVKDVAFKSAGLKLLRLSSRAYRAAELREVLGKELRL, encoded by the coding sequence ATGCCCCTCGGTTGCCTCGCCGCACTCTTTGGAATTCGCGAAAAGCCTGCCGCCGCCCGCGAAACCCGCGTGCCCACCTCGCTCCCGCTCAACCTCAAGCGCTACTTCTTCAGCAGGGATGAGAAGGCTTTTTTCGGCACGCTGGAGGGGGTGCTGAGGGACACGCCGTACCGGGTGTTTCCCAATGTGCGGCTCGACGATCTGTTCGAGGTCCAGAAAGCGGCACCGAAGGGCACGCGCAACCGGATTCAGAACAAACACGTGGATTTTCTGCTTGTGGATGCCCGGGACGCCTACCGCCCGGTCCTCGCCATTGAACTGGACGGACGCTCGCACGAGCGCGTGCGGCAGCAACACCGCGACGCTGTGAAGGACGTGGCGTTCAAATCGGCGGGGCTGAAGCTGCTGCGCCTGTCCTCCCGGGCGTACCGGGCGGCAGAATTGCGGGAGGTGCTGGGCAAAGAGTTGCGGTTATAA
- a CDS encoding ATP-binding protein produces the protein MSLTPAELQTYLSALVTGELKLSTMIWGPPGVGKSSVVAQVAARHHLGFVDVRLSQLAPTDLRGLPVPEADGAGGGVSRWYPPEFLPREGRGVLFLDEVNMAPPTMQGMAQQLILDRRVGSYELPEGWFVWAAGNRKEDRASVFDMPAPLANRFLHLTVRPDFDAWRSYALGRGLHEHVIAFLTFRPELLHRLDPTQPGWPSPRAWEMASQLHRARLDAAPAVGEAAGAEFSAFVRLYEQLPDLGLVLRGQGTGLRLPDEPSVRYAAVVGLAARAANADEAFHAFGWLAGAAGPEWLQLYVATLVSKFQAIGQLGELAGLLGRDARLAELVQGTLALAEG, from the coding sequence ATGAGCCTCACCCCCGCCGAACTGCAAACGTACCTCTCGGCCCTCGTCACCGGAGAACTCAAGCTCTCCACCATGATCTGGGGTCCGCCCGGCGTGGGCAAGAGCAGCGTGGTGGCGCAGGTCGCTGCCCGGCACCACCTGGGCTTCGTGGACGTGCGCCTCTCGCAACTCGCCCCCACGGACCTGCGCGGGTTGCCCGTACCCGAGGCAGATGGAGCGGGCGGGGGCGTGAGCCGCTGGTATCCCCCTGAGTTCCTGCCCCGGGAGGGCCGCGGCGTCCTCTTTCTGGACGAGGTGAACATGGCCCCACCCACCATGCAGGGCATGGCCCAGCAGTTGATCCTGGACCGCCGGGTGGGCAGCTACGAGCTTCCGGAAGGCTGGTTCGTGTGGGCGGCGGGCAACCGAAAGGAGGACCGCGCCTCCGTGTTCGACATGCCCGCGCCCCTCGCCAATAGGTTTCTGCACCTCACCGTGCGGCCCGATTTCGACGCGTGGCGTTCCTATGCGTTGGGGCGCGGCCTGCACGAACATGTGATCGCCTTCCTGACCTTCCGCCCCGAACTGCTGCACCGCCTGGACCCCACGCAACCCGGCTGGCCCAGCCCCCGCGCGTGGGAGATGGCCTCGCAGCTCCACCGCGCCCGGTTGGACGCTGCGCCCGCCGTGGGTGAGGCGGCCGGGGCCGAGTTCAGCGCCTTTGTCCGGCTGTACGAGCAGCTGCCGGACCTGGGCCTGGTGCTGCGCGGCCAGGGCACCGGGTTGAGACTCCCGGACGAGCCCAGCGTGCGCTACGCCGCCGTGGTGGGCCTGGCTGCCCGCGCCGCCAACGCCGACGAGGCTTTTCACGCTTTCGGCTGGCTGGCCGGCGCCGCTGGGCCCGAATGGCTGCAACTGTACGTCGCCACCCTGGTCAGCAAGTTCCAGGCCATCGGGCAACTGGGGGAACTGGCCGGGCTGCTGGGACGCGACGCGCGGCTGGCTGAACTGGTGCAGGGGACGTTGGCCCTGGCCGAAGGGTAA
- a CDS encoding vWA domain-containing protein, with protein sequence MTPPPPVTPEFQRLISGSRLRLRGKSAFFATLLLHAEFVPSREVVAAGTDGERIYVNPDVAPTLPPYVLDGLLLHEVLHAALSHVQRRGPREKKRWNKAADTIVNGMVVAAGLPTPPQSVRDEHLERLSVEEVYSALQGQDDGEGNGEGDDLLDGPPSDAPPREGKPNQNVTRQWQQAMAQARSVDAMSGGKGDDPLGAHRELARLAPARLDWRAQLWRFLARTPVDFGGFDRRFVGRGLYLEALDDESLTALVAVDTSGSVNDEAVRALVAEVQGVLGAYPHVRAVLYYADTEAYGPFDLRPGDEVPAPVGGGGTDFRPIFKLTDTHEPDVLIYLTDGYGDFPEQAPSMPTLWVVPPGGLEDEGFPFGDVLRLEE encoded by the coding sequence GTGACACCTCCCCCGCCCGTGACCCCCGAGTTTCAGCGCCTGATCTCCGGCTCGCGCCTGCGCCTGCGCGGCAAATCGGCCTTCTTTGCCACGCTGCTGCTGCATGCCGAATTCGTGCCCTCGCGCGAGGTGGTCGCGGCGGGCACCGACGGCGAGCGGATCTATGTGAACCCCGACGTGGCCCCCACCCTGCCCCCCTACGTGCTGGACGGCCTGCTGCTGCACGAGGTGCTGCACGCCGCCCTGTCGCATGTGCAGCGGCGCGGCCCGCGTGAGAAGAAGCGCTGGAATAAGGCTGCCGACACCATCGTCAACGGCATGGTGGTTGCCGCCGGGCTGCCCACGCCACCCCAGAGCGTGCGCGACGAGCATCTGGAACGGCTGAGCGTGGAGGAGGTTTACAGCGCGCTCCAAGGGCAGGACGACGGCGAGGGGAACGGGGAGGGCGACGATCTGCTCGACGGCCCGCCTTCCGACGCGCCCCCACGTGAGGGCAAGCCGAACCAGAACGTGACCCGCCAGTGGCAGCAGGCGATGGCCCAGGCCCGCAGTGTGGACGCCATGAGCGGCGGCAAGGGCGACGATCCGCTGGGGGCGCACCGTGAACTCGCGCGGCTGGCCCCGGCGCGTCTGGACTGGCGGGCGCAACTGTGGCGCTTTCTGGCCCGCACGCCGGTGGATTTCGGGGGTTTTGACCGCCGCTTTGTCGGGCGCGGGCTGTATCTGGAGGCGCTGGACGACGAATCCCTGACCGCCCTGGTGGCGGTGGACACCTCGGGCAGTGTGAACGACGAGGCGGTGCGCGCCCTGGTGGCCGAGGTGCAGGGCGTGCTTGGGGCGTATCCGCACGTCAGGGCGGTCCTCTACTACGCCGACACCGAAGCGTATGGCCCCTTTGACCTGCGCCCCGGTGACGAGGTGCCGGCGCCCGTGGGCGGCGGCGGCACCGATTTCCGGCCCATTTTCAAGCTCACCGACACGCATGAGCCCGACGTGCTGATTTACCTGACGGACGGCTATGGGGATTTTCCCGAGCAGGCCCCGTCAATGCCGACGCTGTGGGTGGTGCCGCCCGGTGGGCTGGAGGACGAGGGCTTTCCTTTCGGGGACGTGCTGCGATTGGAAGAGTAG
- the nudC gene encoding NAD(+) diphosphatase, whose amino-acid sequence MIRPASFMPSTEPLPPGDALLLLFQGGRLLLREDGTLPLGQAADFGSAFVNPLGTLEEQPVVAAQLVDDAPAGFELRPLRSVFGLLPEDLFGLAGYGVQIVEWDRTHRFCGHCATPTVRNGHEHSKTCPNCSLTVYPRVAPVVMVLVTRGGGAAREFLLARGPHFPPGMYSALAGFVEPSETLEDACHREVREEVGVEIRALRYFASQPWPFPHSLMIAFTAEYVGGEITPQPGEIEDARWYPVGELPSLPMPFSIARRLIDAVAQAGP is encoded by the coding sequence ATGATTCGCCCCGCCTCATTCATGCCCTCTACCGAGCCCCTGCCCCCCGGAGACGCGCTGCTGTTGCTGTTTCAGGGAGGCCGCCTGCTGCTGCGCGAGGACGGCACGCTGCCGCTGGGTCAGGCGGCGGACTTTGGATCCGCGTTCGTGAATCCGCTGGGTACGCTGGAGGAGCAGCCGGTGGTGGCGGCGCAGCTGGTGGATGACGCTCCGGCTGGTTTCGAGCTGCGCCCCCTGCGCAGCGTGTTCGGCCTGCTGCCGGAAGACCTCTTCGGCCTCGCCGGGTACGGGGTGCAGATCGTGGAATGGGACCGCACCCACCGCTTCTGCGGCCACTGCGCCACGCCCACGGTCCGGAATGGGCACGAACATTCCAAGACCTGCCCGAACTGCAGCCTGACCGTCTACCCCCGCGTCGCGCCCGTGGTGATGGTCCTCGTGACACGTGGCGGCGGCGCGGCGCGGGAGTTCCTGCTCGCGCGTGGGCCGCACTTTCCGCCCGGGATGTATTCGGCGCTCGCCGGCTTCGTCGAGCCGTCCGAGACGCTCGAGGATGCCTGCCACCGCGAGGTTCGCGAGGAGGTGGGCGTGGAGATCCGGGCGCTGCGCTACTTCGCCAGTCAGCCCTGGCCCTTTCCGCACTCGCTGATGATCGCCTTTACCGCCGAGTACGTGGGCGGCGAGATCACTCCGCAGCCCGGTGAGATTGAGGACGCGCGCTGGTATCCGGTGGGGGAGTTGCCGTCCCTGCCCATGCCCTTCAGCATTGCGCGGAGGCTGATCGACGCGGTGGCGCAGGCCGGGCCGTGA
- a CDS encoding Crp/Fnr family transcriptional regulator, with protein sequence MSRLDDLKRSPLFQNVSEDAVLEALKVVAEQHFTPGELLVEQDREGEVLHLLTTGAVRVSRVSLGSRERVLGDLYAPGVLGETAVLARQERSATVRALTPVRTLALHRDHFELILRRHPRVLWNLAEMLARRVTFLNDELIAFGLNTEAALAHVFAGLYAQRVAAGVPDPEVLPLTTHDIMGRASSSRETVARVLRKMEAAGAVRVSTQTVTLLDLEELESIALQAAEVD encoded by the coding sequence ATGAGTCGGCTCGACGACCTGAAACGCTCGCCCCTGTTCCAAAACGTGTCCGAGGACGCGGTGCTGGAAGCCCTCAAGGTGGTGGCCGAGCAGCACTTTACCCCTGGCGAACTGCTCGTCGAGCAGGACCGGGAAGGCGAGGTGCTGCACCTGCTGACCACCGGGGCCGTGCGCGTGAGCCGGGTCAGCCTTGGCAGCCGCGAGCGCGTGCTGGGCGATCTCTACGCACCTGGTGTGCTGGGCGAGACGGCAGTGCTGGCCCGGCAGGAACGCAGCGCGACCGTCCGCGCCCTGACGCCCGTGCGCACGCTGGCGCTCCACCGCGACCACTTTGAGCTGATCTTGCGCCGTCACCCACGCGTGCTGTGGAACCTCGCGGAGATGCTGGCCCGGCGCGTGACCTTTCTCAACGACGAGTTGATCGCCTTCGGCCTGAACACGGAAGCGGCGCTCGCTCACGTCTTTGCGGGTCTGTACGCGCAGCGGGTGGCAGCGGGCGTGCCGGACCCCGAAGTGTTGCCCCTGACCACCCACGACATCATGGGCCGGGCGAGCAGCAGCCGCGAGACCGTCGCCCGCGTGCTGCGCAAGATGGAAGCGGCGGGGGCCGTTCGGGTGAGCACCCAGACCGTCACCCTGCTGGACCTGGAGGAACTGGAATCGATTGCCCTGCAGGCGGCCGAGGTGGACTGA
- a CDS encoding ABC transporter ATP-binding protein: MPSVTASSPHSPAALLARDLRHGFAGSDVLHGVSLEVRSGEVVAVTGPSGSGKSTLLHLLGGLDTPQSGEVWWAGERVDTLSTQARAGRRAGRVGLVFQHHYLLEDLTVAQNVQVPALLAGQDGAARAHDLLARVGLAERGRDLPGVLSGGERQRVAVARALATRPAVVLADEPTGSLDRANAERVAALLLDLARQEGAGVLLVTHDDRVAARADRALHLLDGRIGEAVGL; this comes from the coding sequence GTGCCCTCCGTGACCGCCTCCAGCCCCCATTCCCCCGCCGCCCTCCTGGCCCGGGACCTGCGCCACGGTTTCGCTGGCAGTGACGTGCTGCACGGCGTCTCGCTGGAGGTCCGTTCCGGCGAGGTGGTGGCCGTGACGGGGCCGTCAGGCAGTGGCAAGAGCACCCTGCTGCACCTGCTTGGTGGCCTGGACACCCCCCAGAGCGGCGAGGTGTGGTGGGCAGGTGAGCGGGTGGATACCCTGAGCACCCAGGCCCGCGCGGGCCGCCGTGCTGGACGTGTGGGCCTGGTGTTTCAGCACCACTACCTGCTTGAAGACCTCACCGTGGCCCAGAACGTGCAGGTGCCCGCCCTGTTGGCCGGGCAAGACGGCGCGGCGCGGGCGCACGACCTGCTCGCCCGTGTGGGCCTGGCAGAGCGTGGCCGGGACCTGCCCGGCGTCCTGAGCGGCGGCGAACGCCAGCGGGTGGCCGTGGCCCGCGCCCTGGCGACGCGCCCGGCGGTGGTCCTCGCCGACGAGCCCACCGGCAGCCTCGACCGTGCCAACGCCGAGCGGGTGGCCGCCCTGCTGCTGGACCTCGCGCGCCAGGAAGGTGCAGGCGTGCTGCTCGTCACGCACGATGATCGCGTGGCAGCGCGGGCGGACCGGGCGCTGCACCTGCTGGACGGGAGGATTGGGGAAGCCGTTGGCCTTTAG